A section of the Phaseolus vulgaris cultivar G19833 chromosome 8, P. vulgaris v2.0, whole genome shotgun sequence genome encodes:
- the LOC137825020 gene encoding uncharacterized protein — MDRRKKAQEIALKNLTPHVMSRSGYRKLEQTLMVEKEKSQQGTLSENVETGVTSPPSPPFRHVKWKRARIKKSGAPSSEQSGVIIEKIDSLESDGKFVAEGRHDILVEAIGRPEHSGRVRAAGQGVGIKLYFGVSERQPSSSSKKETQMKRE; from the exons atg gatcgtcggaagaaagctcaagagatagctttgaagaatcttaccccgcacgttatgtctcgttcggggtatagaaaacttgagcaaacactgatggtggaaaaggagaaatctcaacaggggacgttgtctgagaatgtggaaacaggggtcacttctcctccatcaccaccttttcgccatgtaaaatggaagagggcccgaattaagaagtcgggtgcaccaagttctgagcaatccggggttataatcgaaaaaatt gattccttggaatccgacggtaaatttgttgctgaaggtcgtcacgatatcctggttgaagcaattggacgacctgaacactctggtcgtgttcgtgccgctggacaaggggtcggaattaaactttattttggagtttcagaacgacagccatcctcctcctccaagaaggaaactcaaatgaaga gagaatga
- the LOC137824351 gene encoding germin-like protein subfamily 1 member 7, whose translation MKAVYFLVAILALTSSIASAYDPSPLQDFCVALNDTKNAVFVNGKLCKDPKVVKAEDFFRHVEPGNTSNPLGAQVTQVFVDQLPGLNTLGISLARIDFAPKGLNPPHTHPRGTEILIVVEGTLYVGFVTSNQDGNRLFTKVLNKGDVFVFPIGLIHFQLNVGYGNAVAIAALSSQNPGTITIANALFKANPSISPEVLTKAFQVDKTIIDYLQKQFWSDNNN comes from the exons ATGAAAGCTGTGTATTTCCTTGTGGCCATCTTGGCTTTGACGTCGTCCATTGCCTCTGCCTATGATCCAAGCCCTCTGCAAGATTTTTGTGTGGCTTTGAATGACACCAAGAATGCTG TATTTGTGAACGGAAAACTTTGTAAAGACCCCAAAGTAGTGAAAGCAGAAGATTTCTTCAGACACGTGGAACCTGGGAATACCTCCAACCCACTTGGTGCACAAGTGACTCAAGTGTTTGTGGATCAGCTACCAGGATTAAACACACTTGGCATATCTTTGGCTCGTATAGATTTTGCACCAAAGGGTTTAAACCCTCCCCACACTCACCCTCGAGGCACAGAGATCCTTATTGTTGTTGAGGGTACTCTCTATGTTGGATTTGTTACTTCCAATCAAGATGGAAACCGTCTCTTTACCAAAGTTTTGAACAAGGGCGATGTCTTTGTCTTCCCAATTGGTCTCATTCATTTTCAACTTAATGTTGGATACGGCAATGCTGTTGCAATTGCTGCTCTTAGCAGCCAAAATCCAGGAACTATCACTATTGCCAATGCTTTGTTTAAAGCCAATCCATCCATTTCTCCTGAGGTTCTTACAAAAGCCTTCCAAGTAGATAAGACCATAATTGATTACCTTCAAAAGCAATTCTGGTCTGACAACAACAACTAG